Proteins from a genomic interval of Callospermophilus lateralis isolate mCalLat2 chromosome 1, mCalLat2.hap1, whole genome shotgun sequence:
- the Lrrc43 gene encoding leucine-rich repeat-containing protein 43: MEQPLASGSDSDSGSGSRSAPETLSEVVRVHLRKLCLHEFPCGIGSWNRSRFLPQTWRTWRELTPREEETVSPGEETVEALLGLVRSPHSPWALVEDSSAEDHFLRELAIQNPLMLKDTFLYSYFRSLRMVDKQVSLVDKDLLKFVNLEELILSANKIKEVNAANLPPTLKVLELYGNEIRSMECLCAHPPPGLQHLGLGHNKLLGPLESLYVTNNYWPNLVSLDLGFNDLTDLQGMMVSLSTLRHLRLLVLQGNPLALVPYYRGFTIDSLTRLCVLDDITVSPNEKHQFRGFSLSGDFLAQEAQFVVSIGSVKGVVDTSIWDPEPGPEGPFITYNYYVTYDFVEEEQGEGSQYGGVLAKIVRPSSTELVGNELQRGSEVQLLEELQEANESQESGVTEMGESELSFISGRSALPMPLSSINSAEELAKLRPRMDPRLFPSPGTVLFSTNHKPWADVISYNYEMQHTFKDLVPLKAFLLSGTTVTIVEEKIISWAVVPVPVEIPLPAKKGKGEKDKKETDGKNKKGKAEKEPRKEQKAPKKKKEIPKELRQEPSVLRVLGSDLVALEPLLAGELQVSTVCNYGVIRTLESDKMTLTRDLKKTKKGAKKEKSKPQMPSFDSDYQPEPLTVEVQIQLNQYRTAEEALRF, translated from the exons ATGGAGCAGCCCCTGGCCAGCGGCAGCGACAGcgacagcggcagcggcagccgcAGCGCCCCGGAGACCCTGAGCGAGGTGGTGCGGGTGCACCTGCGGAAGCTGTGTCTGCACGAGTTTCCCTGCGGCATTGGCAGCTGG AACAGGTCGCGTTTTCTTCCTCAAACATGGCGAACCTGGAGGGAGCTGACCCCCAGGGAGGAGGAGACGGTGAGCCCAGGGGAGGAGACTGTGGAGGCCCTGCTGGGACTGGTGCGTAGTCCCCACTCACCCTGGGCTCTGGTGGAGGACTCCAGTGCTGAGGACCATTTTCTGAGAGAACTGGCCATCCAGAATCCACTGATGCTCAAAGACACCTTCTTGTACTCCTATTTCCGGTCACTGAGGATGGTGGACAAGCAG GTGAGCCTGGTGGATAAGGACCTCCTAAAATTTGTAAACCTTGAGGAGCTGATCCTGAGTGCCAATAAAATCAAGGAAGTCAATGCTGCTAATCTGCCCCCAACACTCAAG GTGCTGGAGCTGTATGGCAACGAGATCCGCAGCATGGAATGTCTGTGTGCTCACCCACCCCCTGGGCTCCAGCATCTGGGGCTGGGCCACAACAAACTGCTGGGCCCCTTGGAGAGTCTCTATGTCACCAACAACTACTG GCCCAACCTTGTCTCCCTGGATCTGGGCTTCAATGACCTGACAGACCTGCAGGGCATGATGGTCAGCCTCAGCACGCTCAGGCACCTGCGGCTGCTGGTGCTGCAGGGGAACCCGCTGGCCCTGGTGCCCTACTACCGAGGCTTCACCATCGACAGCCTGACCCGGCTGTGCGTGCTGGATGACATCACTGTGTCTCCCAACGAGAAGCATCAGTTCCGGGGATTCAGCCTCAGTGGTG ACTTCCTGGCACAAGAAGCACAGTTTGTGGTGTCCATTGGAAGCGTCAAGGGCGTTGTGGACACCTCTATCTGGGACCCGGAGCCAGGCCCCGAAGGCCCTTTCATCACCTACAACTACTACGTGACCTACGACTTTGTGGAAGAGGAGCAAGGCGAGGGGAGCCAGTATGGTGGCGTGCTGGCCAAG ATTGTCAGGCCCTCCAGCACAGAACTTGTAGGCAATGAGCTGCAGAGGGGGTCAGAGGTGCAGCTGTTGGAGGAGCTTCAAGAGGCCAATGAGTCCCAGGAGTCGGGGGTGACGGAGATGGGAGAGTCAGAGTTGTCCTTCATCTCAGGCCGCTCAGCCCTGCCAATGCCCCTCTCCTCCATCAACTCTGCAGAGGAGCTGGCAAAGCTGCGGCCACGGATGGATCCCCGGCTCTTCCCATCCCCTGG GACCGTCCTCTTCAGCACCAACCACAAGCCCTGGGCTGATGTCATTTCCTACAACTATGAGATGCAGCACACCTTCAAGGACCTGGTGCCACTCAAGGCCTTCCTACTGTCGGGGACCACTGTGACTATTGTGGAGGAGAAG ATCATCTCCTGGGCTGTGGTGCCAGTTCCTGTTGAAATTCCCTTGCCTGCCaagaaaggaaaaggggagaaagacAAGAAGGAAACTGatgggaaaaataagaaagggaaagcGGAGAAGGAACCCCGCAAG GAACAGAAGGCacccaagaaaaagaaagaaattcccaAGGAGCTCCGCCAGGAACCATCTGTGCTGCGGGTGCTGGGTAGCGACTTGGTGGCCCTGGAGCCATTGCTGGCAGGGGAGCTCCAGGTGTCCACTGTGTGCAATTACGGGGTCATCCGCACCCTGGAGTCTGACAAGATGACATTAACTAGG GATTTAAAGAAGACCAAGAAAGGGGCCAAAAAGG AAAAGTCAAAACCGCAGATGCCGAGCTTCGACAGCGACTACCAGCCGGAGCCGCTGACGGTGGAGGTCCAGATCCAGCTGAATCAGTACCGCACCGCGGAAGAGGCGCTCCGCTTCTAG